The Vigna unguiculata cultivar IT97K-499-35 chromosome 6, ASM411807v1, whole genome shotgun sequence genome contains a region encoding:
- the LOC114187132 gene encoding laccase-4-like — MAAFGIRIVLLLAACLLPLSVEALVRHYKFNVVVKNATRLCSTKPIVTINGKFPGPTIYAREDDTVLIKVVNHVKYNVSIHWHGVRQLRSGWADGPAYITQCPIQPGQAYVYNFTLTGQRGTLWWHAHILWLRATLHGAFVILPKLGVPYPFPKPNMEQVIILSEWWKSDTEAVINEALKSGLAPNVSDAHTINGHPGPVQGCASQEGFKLDVQPGNTYLLRIINAALNEELFFKIAGHELTVVEVDAVYTKPFKTDTIVIAPGQTTNVLLTTKHAAGKYLVAASTFMDAPIAVDNNTATATLHYSGTLSSTLTTLTSIPPSNSTLLATTFTDSLRSLNSKKYPARVPLKIDHNLLFTVSLGINPCATCVNNSRVVADINNITFVMPKISLLQAHFFKIKGVFTDDFPGNPPVVYNFTGTQPSNLNTMNGTRLYRLAYNSTVQLVLQDTGMITPENHPIHLHGFNFFVVGRGQGNFNPIKDPKKFNLVDPVERNTVGVPAGGWTAIRFRADNPGVWFMHCHLEIHTTWGLKMAFVVDNGKGPNESLLPPPSDLPKC, encoded by the exons ATGGCAGCGTTTGGGATTCGAATCGTGTTATTGCTTGCAGCTTGCTTGCTTCCACTATCTGTTGAAGCTCTGGTTCGCCACTACAAGTTCAAT GTGGTGGTGAAGAATGCCACAAGATTATGCTCAACCAAACCCATTGTCACCATAAATGGAAAGTTCCCAGGTCCCACCATTTATGCAAGGGAAGATGACACTGTTCTCATTAAGGTGGTCAACCATGTCAAATACAATGTTAGCATCCACTG GCATGGGGTGAGACAATTGAGATCAGGTTGGGCTGATGGGCCTGCATACATAACACAATGCCCAATTCAACCGGGCCAGGCCTATGTCTACAACTTTACACTTACAGGCCAGAGAGGTACACTTTGGTGGCATGCACATATCCTCTGGCTTAGGGCCACTCTCCATGGAGCCTTCGTCATCCTACCCAAGCTTGGGGTTCCTTACCCTTTTCCCAAACCTAATATGGAACAAGTTATCATACTAA GTGAATGGTGGAAATCAGATACTGAGGCTGTGATAAATGAAGCTTTGAAATCTGGTTTGGCACCAAATGTCTCTGATGCCCACACAATCAATGGTCATCCAGGACCTGTCCAAGGCTGTGCTTCACAAg AAGGATTCAAGTTGGATGTTCAACCAGGAAACACCTACCTGCTAAGAATCATCAATGCTGCACTCAATGAAGAGCTTTTCTTTAAAATTGCTGGCCATGAACTCACTGTTGTTGAAGTTGATGCAGTCTACACAAAACCCTTCAAAACTGATACCATTGTGATAGCACCTGGGCAGACCACAAATGTGCTTCTAACAACAAAACATGCAGCTGGAAAATACCTGGTTGCAGCCTCTACTTTCATGGATGCTCCTATTGCTGTAGACAACAACACTGCCACTGCAACATTACACTATTCAGGAACCCTTAGTTCCACCCTCACCACCCTCACTTCCATTCCTCCCTCAAATTCCACTCTTCTTGCTACCACTTTCACTGATTCTCTCAGAAGCTTAAACTCTAAAAAGTATCCGGCCAGAGTCCCTTTGAAGATTGACCACAACTTGCTCTTCACTGTTAGTCTTGGTATCAACCCTTGTGCTACATGTGTGAATAACAGCAGAGTGGTAGCAgacatcaacaacatcaccttTGTGATGCCTAAAATCTCTCTTCTCCAAGCACATTTCTTCAAAATTAAGGGAGTTTTCACTGATGATTTCCCTGGAAATCCTCCTGTGGTTTATAACTTCACAGGAACACAACCATCCAATTTAAATACCATGAATGGAACAAGGCTATATAGACTTGCTTACAACTCTACAGTTCAATTAGTCTTGCAAGATACTGGAATGATAACACCTGAGAATCATCCCATTCATCTCCATGGCTTCAATTTCTTTGTTGTTGGTAGGGGACAAGGGAACTTTAACCCCATCAAAGACCCCAAGAAATTTAACCTTGTAGATCCTGTGGAAAGAAATACTGTAGGAGTTCCTGCTGGAGGGTGGACTGCTATCAGATTCAGAGCTGATAATCCTG GTGTCTGGTTCATGCATTGTCATTTGGAAATTCATACAACATGGGGATTGAAAATGGCTTTTGTTGTGGACAATGGTAAAGGACCAAATGAATCTTTGTTACCTCCTCCAAGTGATCTTCCCAAGTGTTGA